One window from the genome of Kaistella carnis encodes:
- a CDS encoding phage baseplate assembly protein V has translation MTVKFNWQLHNTTDFIRMMSPDTGGTDQVSQNRGYVAIPEVGDQVMVGFVHNHPDRPFVMGGMFHGGTALGGFADNRVKSIMTRSGHKVVFTEDESIIITDKSGNEIHLDTTGSNINITAPETMTLNCKNMNINVMENMTTSVGMNQSDTVGMNRSQSIGLNAVQSVGAMKMTSVVGDASVFITGKLTEMIEGDVHSETKMERNEYAAEVENSSSNGTIHQNAKVEVKNNSGEKSNNY, from the coding sequence GTGACGGTAAAATTCAACTGGCAACTACACAACACGACCGATTTTATCAGAATGATGAGTCCGGATACAGGTGGAACGGATCAGGTTTCTCAGAATCGTGGTTATGTTGCGATCCCCGAAGTTGGTGATCAGGTGATGGTGGGTTTTGTACATAATCATCCGGATCGACCTTTTGTGATGGGTGGAATGTTTCATGGAGGAACTGCGTTGGGAGGATTTGCGGACAACCGGGTAAAATCTATTATGACCAGAAGTGGGCATAAAGTAGTTTTCACGGAAGATGAAAGTATTATTATTACAGATAAAAGCGGAAATGAAATTCATTTGGATACCACGGGAAGCAATATTAATATCACGGCTCCTGAAACGATGACGCTCAATTGTAAGAATATGAATATTAATGTGATGGAGAATATGACGACAAGTGTGGGGATGAACCAAAGCGATACTGTGGGAATGAACAGAAGCCAAAGTATAGGTTTAAATGCTGTTCAAAGTGTTGGAGCTATGAAAATGACTTCTGTTGTAGGTGATGCAAGTGTGTTTATTACCGGAAAACTGACGGAAATGATTGAGGGGGATGTACATAGTGAAACAAAGATGGAACGGAATGAATATGCGGCAGAAGTAGAAAATTCTTCATCAAATGGTACAATTCACCAAAATGCAAAAGTGGAGGTTAAAAATAATAGCGGCGAAAAAAGTAATAATTATTAA
- a CDS encoding HET-C-related protein, translated as MSRTRIVQGKITKITGKDHFIYSKGSITNNAATKVIQKGEQSGVFYGKPNFPDLKYESTEYKLKSPFAHEQLLKIAKELSEMTFVLIMLQIFGDDIEIEALGKLYKDLCDKKLQPPEIIVTKDPIKNYKANYSNKRKVILVSSGFLEEATKNNEIKAQLLASLVEEYGHHIDNLLRTEYATHGKEDKDRIDEGAKFAYFLLTVDFANTPQLDFAETETPEYTGKLILDLSTQSQDLSKFVDQQQWYDDDPTDDDIENFGFGFGKGAHGGIEMNALFKKNIFLQEEVLQIYYGNWLRDVSQVLVPMTIRFTKEVRSKIEQNNKNDKNKINHLLAGNTAKFSHDGWVELIELFAAKEFVYTMGGEDMKTQNYVKHLDIFRKKYGEMTKDILGIYRPEEHIDNPKDLTDDRIGEIMFKRETINGFEEWDFYAGETPDCFQTNSFGQKYYIYRDSEDGQKKAGREKDFIKADALRPSADTYMINELKLAVKYGKTRDGFRHLGGAFHVLEDYFSHTNFVELSLCKLGYTNPQFVHLKKVYPWVEGKQGTDYKKIPIVTGKFLLDDTAASIIPKMADMLLPIGFTEYKLAKPRERTFGQQTIYTVLKDLAEGQKEDPTKNNETYLGMDSVELFEYYNKLLELSDYILEMKSGENPLGYILRFFDKISHFLGEVMTNFTNVIFNILIESTDDDIKETQTEVTNKNYGENPTHTQIAKDTIEHPLNGLASELAEIAVADIGQRIKDIWEGRTIDPNGDLLANYILNTYSRHPRSVTWMDAPVLNWANFKKNDKYFLESLYFPTPIAHAHDVAKRKVFIGKEKLDELIKYFK; from the coding sequence ATGAGCAGAACACGTATAGTACAAGGAAAGATTACTAAAATTACAGGAAAAGATCATTTCATATATTCTAAAGGATCTATTACAAATAATGCCGCCACAAAAGTCATTCAAAAAGGTGAGCAAAGTGGTGTCTTTTATGGAAAACCTAATTTTCCCGATTTGAAATATGAATCGACTGAATATAAGTTAAAAAGTCCTTTTGCTCATGAACAATTGCTTAAAATAGCTAAAGAACTTTCTGAAATGACTTTTGTTTTAATCATGTTACAAATTTTTGGAGATGATATAGAGATAGAAGCATTAGGAAAATTATATAAAGACTTATGTGATAAAAAATTACAGCCACCTGAAATTATTGTAACCAAAGACCCCATAAAAAATTATAAGGCGAACTACAGTAATAAGCGCAAAGTAATATTAGTGAGTAGTGGTTTTTTAGAGGAAGCAACAAAAAATAATGAAATAAAAGCGCAATTACTGGCTTCATTGGTAGAAGAATATGGTCATCATATTGATAATTTATTAAGGACAGAGTACGCGACCCATGGCAAAGAAGATAAAGATAGAATAGATGAAGGCGCAAAATTTGCCTATTTTTTACTAACGGTTGATTTTGCAAATACACCACAACTTGATTTTGCAGAAACTGAAACACCGGAATATACAGGAAAATTAATTTTAGATTTATCTACGCAAAGTCAGGACTTATCAAAATTTGTGGATCAACAACAATGGTATGACGATGATCCTACAGACGATGACATAGAAAATTTTGGTTTTGGTTTTGGAAAAGGTGCGCATGGAGGAATAGAAATGAATGCATTATTTAAAAAGAACATTTTTTTACAAGAAGAGGTATTACAAATTTATTATGGAAACTGGCTCAGAGATGTATCTCAAGTGTTGGTGCCAATGACAATACGTTTTACGAAAGAGGTACGAAGCAAAATTGAGCAAAATAATAAGAATGATAAAAATAAGATAAATCATTTATTAGCTGGAAATACTGCTAAATTTTCTCACGATGGTTGGGTGGAACTTATAGAATTATTCGCTGCAAAAGAATTTGTTTACACAATGGGAGGTGAAGATATGAAAACTCAAAATTATGTAAAGCATCTCGACATTTTTAGAAAAAAATATGGGGAAATGACCAAAGATATTTTGGGTATTTACAGACCAGAAGAACATATCGATAACCCTAAAGATTTAACTGATGATCGGATTGGTGAAATCATGTTTAAAAGAGAAACAATCAATGGATTCGAAGAGTGGGATTTTTATGCAGGAGAAACACCCGATTGCTTTCAAACCAATAGTTTTGGACAGAAATATTATATTTACAGAGATAGTGAAGATGGACAAAAAAAAGCGGGTCGGGAAAAAGATTTTATTAAAGCAGATGCTTTAAGACCGTCAGCAGACACTTATATGATTAACGAGTTGAAGTTGGCTGTAAAATATGGCAAAACCCGCGATGGCTTTAGGCATTTAGGTGGAGCTTTTCATGTTTTAGAAGATTATTTTTCTCATACCAATTTTGTGGAATTATCACTATGCAAATTAGGGTACACTAATCCGCAGTTTGTACACTTAAAAAAAGTATATCCTTGGGTAGAAGGAAAACAAGGAACAGATTACAAAAAAATCCCGATCGTAACAGGAAAATTTTTATTGGACGACACAGCAGCAAGTATTATTCCTAAAATGGCAGATATGCTTTTGCCGATTGGTTTTACTGAATATAAATTGGCAAAACCAAGAGAGAGAACTTTCGGGCAACAGACGATTTACACCGTACTAAAGGATTTAGCAGAGGGGCAAAAAGAAGATCCGACAAAAAATAATGAAACTTACTTGGGGATGGACTCCGTAGAATTATTTGAATATTATAATAAACTACTTGAATTATCCGATTATATCCTTGAAATGAAAAGTGGAGAAAATCCTTTAGGATATATTTTAAGATTTTTTGATAAAATATCTCATTTTCTTGGTGAAGTAATGACTAATTTCACCAATGTTATTTTTAATATTTTAATAGAATCAACAGATGATGACATCAAAGAAACACAAACCGAGGTCACCAATAAAAATTATGGTGAAAATCCTACCCATACCCAAATAGCAAAAGATACAATAGAGCATCCTTTAAATGGATTAGCATCGGAATTGGCAGAGATAGCAGTTGCAGACATTGGGCAAAGAATTAAAGATATTTGGGAAGGAAGAACAATTGATCCTAATGGAGATTTACTTGCTAATTATATTTTAAACACCTACTCCAGACATCCGCGAAGTGTAACTTGGATGGATGCTCCTGTTTTGAATTGGGCAAATTTTAAAAAAAATGATAAATACTTTTTAGAAAGTTTATATTTTCCAACTCCAATAGCTCATGCGCATGATGTTGCAAAAAGAAAAGTTTTTATTGGGAAAGAAAAATTAGATGAATTAATTAAATATTTCAAATAA
- a CDS encoding DUF7738 domain-containing protein has translation MKITITFILITLLMSCTENKAQKTEVSNAEFSLSDCGGTYKGKPLPFGKPIEEWEKLFGKPTRKQYDVVFIWDNLGVIIWNVGTTKDDEYSPDYEIRKYDQLYIFFSNLDSPSGKKGKLKFVDEFDFFEAQRKYQEKHKIQGTQNLELFDINENGEFQNIELIKQFLIYPALSYKKSISIDGSAINPGISLKELNKKRKSKDLEILSFRDNNLDGNNQWGDTKEEDGEYWNNEKRDMCPSQSTFIRNIAQFSNHELEFIKVEYYDKND, from the coding sequence ATGAAAATTACAATAACCTTTATATTAATAACTTTACTTATGTCTTGCACAGAAAACAAAGCCCAGAAAACAGAAGTATCCAATGCAGAATTTTCTTTATCAGATTGTGGTGGCACCTACAAAGGAAAACCTTTGCCCTTCGGAAAACCTATTGAAGAATGGGAGAAACTATTTGGAAAACCGACAAGAAAACAATATGATGTTGTTTTTATATGGGATAATTTAGGTGTAATTATTTGGAATGTGGGAACAACAAAAGATGATGAGTACAGCCCAGATTATGAGATAAGAAAATACGATCAATTATACATATTCTTTTCTAATTTAGATAGTCCTTCAGGTAAAAAAGGGAAATTAAAATTCGTTGATGAATTTGATTTTTTTGAGGCACAAAGGAAATATCAAGAAAAGCATAAGATTCAAGGCACTCAAAATCTTGAATTATTTGATATTAACGAAAACGGAGAATTCCAAAATATTGAACTTATTAAACAATTTTTAATTTACCCTGCACTTTCTTATAAAAAATCTATTTCTATCGACGGTTCTGCAATAAATCCCGGAATATCATTAAAGGAACTCAATAAAAAAAGAAAATCTAAAGATTTGGAAATTTTATCTTTCCGAGACAATAATTTAGATGGTAATAATCAATGGGGCGATACCAAAGAAGAAGATGGAGAATATTGGAATAATGAAAAAAGAGATATGTGTCCTTCACAAAGTACATTCATTCGTAATATTGCACAATTTAGCAACCATGAATTAGAATTTATAAAAGTAGAATATTACGATAAAAATGATTGA
- a CDS encoding phage baseplate assembly protein V, which translates to MSNTDPSGKGRLTVKFDWQLHDTTDFIRMMSPDAGGTDQVSQNRGYVAIPEVGDQVMVGFVHNHPDRPFVMGGMFHGQVGLGGGADNRVKSIQTRSGHRIVFTEDESIIITDKSGNEIHLDTTGSNINITAPETMTLNCKNMNINVGENMTTNVGMNASEMIGMNNSQTVGMNATQSIGAMKMTSVLGDASMFITGKLMEIIEGDVHSETMKERQEFSKGKTEVTAGENIHKNSKKEIVNNSGEKSNSH; encoded by the coding sequence ATTTCCAACACCGATCCAAGCGGAAAAGGACGATTAACCGTAAAGTTCGATTGGCAATTGCACGACACCACAGATTTCATAAGAATGATGTCTCCGGATGCAGGCGGAACGGATCAAGTTTCCCAAAACCGTGGTTACGTTGCGATTCCAGAAGTTGGTGACCAGGTTATGGTTGGTTTTGTGCACAATCATCCAGATAGACCATTCGTGATGGGCGGAATGTTTCATGGCCAGGTTGGCTTGGGCGGTGGAGCGGATAACCGTGTAAAATCCATTCAGACCAGAAGCGGGCACCGCATTGTTTTTACCGAAGATGAAAGTATTATTATTACTGATAAATCAGGAAATGAGATTCATTTGGACACGACGGGAAGCAATATTAATATTACTGCGCCGGAAACGATGACGCTGAATTGTAAGAATATGAATATTAACGTGGGGGAAAATATGACCACGAATGTGGGTATGAATGCCAGCGAAATGATTGGAATGAATAATAGCCAAACGGTTGGAATGAATGCGACCCAAAGTATTGGTGCGATGAAGATGACATCTGTCTTGGGAGATGCGAGTATGTTTATCACTGGAAAATTGATGGAGATTATTGAGGGTGATGTGCATAGTGAGACAATGAAAGAACGACAAGAATTTAGTAAAGGAAAAACAGAAGTTACCGCTGGAGAAAACATCCACAAAAATTCTAAAAAAGAAATTGTGAATAATTCAGGTGAAAAATCAAACTCCCACTAA
- a CDS encoding phage baseplate assembly protein V: MIVETTHDVDTLGHYKGTFKAIASDTGFLPKPEFTIPIAEPQLATVMSNSDPSGQGRITVKFDWQLHDTTDFIRMMSPDAGGTDQVSQNRGYVAIPEVGDQVMVGFVHNHPDRPFVMGGMFHGQVGLGGGASNRVKSIQTRSGHRIVFTEDESIIITDKSGNEIHLDTTGSNINITAPETMTLNCKNMNINVGENMTTNVGMNASEMIGMNNSQTVGMNATQSIGAMKMTSVLGDASMFITGKLMEIIEGDVHSETKKERNEVSAGKIVTQSNGTNEQHSDKIVKNNSSEKSNNF, from the coding sequence ATGATCGTAGAAACTACGCACGATGTAGATACGTTAGGACATTACAAAGGAACCTTCAAAGCCATTGCGAGTGACACGGGCTTTTTACCAAAACCGGAATTCACTATTCCAATTGCAGAACCCCAATTAGCCACAGTAATGTCTAACAGCGATCCGAGCGGACAAGGACGAATTACAGTAAAATTCGACTGGCAACTGCACGACACTACCGATTTCATCAGAATGATGTCTCCCGATGCCGGCGGAACGGATCAGGTTTCCCAAAATCGCGGTTATGTGGCGATTCCAGAAGTTGGGGATCAGGTGATGGTGGGTTTTGTGCATAATCATCCAGATAGACCATTTGTCATGGGTGGAATGTTTCATGGCCAGGTTGGCTTGGGCGGTGGTGCAAGTAACCGCGTAAAGTCTATCCAAACCAGAAGTGGACATCGCATCGTTTTTACAGAAGATGAAAGCATTATTATCACCGATAAATCTGGTAATGAGATTCATTTAGATACGACGGGAAGCAATATTAATATTACGGCGCCCGAAACGATGACGTTGAACTGTAAGAATATGAATATTAATGTGGGTGAAAATATGACAACAAATGTTGGGATGAATGCCAGCGAAATGATTGGAATGAACAACAGCCAAACGGTTGGAATGAATGCGACCCAAAGTATTGGTGCGATGAAGATGACATCTGTCTTGGGAGATGCGAGTATGTTTATTACAGGGAAGTTAATGGAGATTATAGAAGGAGACGTGCATAGTGAGACGAAGAAAGAAAGAAATGAAGTAAGCGCAGGTAAAATTGTAACTCAAAGTAACGGGACAAATGAGCAGCATTCGGATAAAATAGTAAAAAATAATAGTTCTGAAAAAAGCAATAATTTTTAA
- a CDS encoding IS256 family transposase, whose amino-acid sequence MIDKEELLNNKDFYKSFKSGEDLTSFFKTMHKRAVEHMLEAELDDHLDTEKHQKTKDGNYRNGHQTKKIKTSFGEDEIKVPRDRESTFEPALVPKRHNIIEGLENVIISFYAKGMSVSDIEDQIKEMYDFDVSTSTISRITNAVSSEIVAWQNRPLEDLYLIVWMDGIVFKVRENSKVINKTIYLAVGLRRDGRKEVLGMWLGKNESSSFWMSVLTDIKARGVEDILITATDNLNGFTQTIRSVFPQSQTQICVVHQIRNACKYVVWKDRKAFTSDMKHIYNAPTKQAAEAALNDFAEKWESKYSYAIKSWRDNWDELTVFFEFPVEIRKIIYTTNLIENLNGKIRKYTKNKMSFPTDDAVLKSVFLALREATKKWTMPIRDWGIVLNQFMLIFEERLKL is encoded by the coding sequence ATGATCGACAAAGAAGAATTATTAAACAACAAGGATTTCTACAAATCCTTCAAGAGTGGAGAAGATTTAACCTCTTTCTTCAAAACAATGCACAAACGAGCCGTAGAACATATGCTCGAAGCCGAATTAGATGACCATCTGGATACCGAGAAACATCAAAAAACAAAAGACGGAAATTATCGCAATGGCCATCAAACCAAGAAGATAAAAACCTCTTTTGGCGAAGATGAAATTAAAGTTCCGCGGGATAGGGAAAGTACTTTTGAGCCAGCCTTAGTTCCCAAAAGGCATAATATTATTGAAGGTTTGGAAAATGTTATCATCTCATTTTATGCCAAAGGAATGAGTGTAAGTGATATTGAAGATCAGATCAAGGAAATGTATGATTTTGATGTTTCAACATCCACAATATCCAGGATTACCAATGCGGTTTCCAGTGAGATTGTCGCTTGGCAAAATCGGCCACTAGAGGATTTATACCTCATTGTTTGGATGGATGGAATTGTTTTTAAAGTCCGTGAGAACTCAAAAGTTATCAACAAAACCATTTATCTTGCCGTTGGTTTAAGACGGGATGGAAGAAAAGAAGTTCTGGGAATGTGGCTTGGAAAAAACGAAAGTTCCAGTTTTTGGATGAGCGTTTTAACTGACATAAAAGCACGTGGCGTAGAAGATATACTGATCACTGCAACGGATAATCTCAATGGATTTACCCAAACTATTCGCAGTGTTTTCCCACAATCTCAAACTCAGATCTGCGTGGTGCATCAGATTAGAAATGCTTGTAAATACGTAGTTTGGAAGGACAGAAAAGCCTTTACTTCCGACATGAAACACATTTACAACGCTCCCACCAAGCAAGCCGCAGAAGCCGCCTTAAATGATTTTGCAGAAAAATGGGAATCTAAATATTCGTATGCCATCAAATCCTGGAGAGATAATTGGGATGAATTAACGGTATTTTTCGAATTTCCGGTGGAAATCCGTAAAATCATTTACACCACCAATTTAATAGAAAATCTCAACGGAAAAATAAGAAAATATACTAAAAATAAAATGTCTTTTCCTACTGATGATGCGGTTTTAAAGTCAGTTTTCCTTGCCTTAAGAGAAGCAACAAAAAAATGGACAATGCCGATTCGAGATTGGGGAATCGTATTAAATCAATTTATGCTTATATTTGAAGAAAGGCTCAAGTTATAA
- the pafA gene encoding alkaline phosphatase PafA — MLKNLGITFLTVLSTGFTAQKNKSAQIERPKLVVGLVVDQMRWDYLYRYYEKYQNDGFKRLLKEGYSINNVHINYIPTYTAIGHTTIYTGSVPAIHGIAGNDWFDKTTGKNVYCTTDESVKPVGTTDVKSGSHSPKNLWSTTVTDELLLATNFQAKVVGISLKDRASILPAGHHPTGTYWFDDTTGNFVTSSYYMNQLPKWMNDFNAQKMPDQLVKNGWNTLLPIAEYTESSPDNSPWEGLLGSAKTPTFPYSNLAADYQLKKDNIRSTPFGNTLTLKAAEAAIKGEQLGADVITDFLAVNLASTDYAGHKFGPNSIEVQDIYLRLDRDLAEFFKYLDDKVGKGEYTVFLSADHGGAHSKGFMEEHKMPTGFYGEDNKEFNVMLKDKFKVDQLISKITNNQVYLDDKLMSENNLDAEQVKQYLIDILNKDQSVLFAVDMKKAGSSSIPEPIKTRIANGYNWQRSGDIQVIYHDNWLPTYAKLGTTHGAWNSYDSHIPLIFMGWGIKNGESNKDYNMTDIAPTISALLHIQFPSGNIGNPIVEVIGK, encoded by the coding sequence ATGTTAAAAAATCTCGGAATTACCTTTTTAACCGTTCTGTCAACCGGCTTTACTGCTCAGAAAAATAAATCCGCACAAATCGAAAGACCAAAATTGGTGGTTGGTTTAGTGGTTGATCAAATGCGGTGGGATTATCTGTATCGCTATTACGAAAAGTACCAGAATGATGGTTTCAAACGACTTTTAAAAGAAGGATATTCCATTAATAATGTACATATCAATTACATTCCAACGTATACGGCGATTGGCCACACCACGATTTACACGGGCTCTGTACCTGCGATCCACGGCATTGCCGGCAATGACTGGTTCGACAAAACAACCGGAAAAAATGTGTACTGTACGACGGATGAAAGTGTAAAACCAGTGGGCACCACGGATGTGAAATCAGGAAGTCATTCCCCAAAAAATTTATGGTCCACCACCGTCACAGACGAACTTTTATTGGCGACCAATTTTCAGGCAAAAGTAGTGGGCATTTCTTTAAAAGACAGAGCCTCAATCCTGCCTGCAGGTCATCATCCTACGGGTACTTATTGGTTTGATGATACCACCGGAAATTTTGTCACCAGTTCTTACTACATGAATCAGTTGCCAAAATGGATGAATGATTTTAACGCGCAAAAAATGCCGGATCAGCTTGTAAAAAATGGGTGGAATACTTTGCTTCCGATCGCGGAATATACCGAAAGTTCGCCGGACAATTCCCCGTGGGAAGGACTTTTGGGAAGCGCCAAAACGCCAACTTTTCCCTACAGTAATCTGGCGGCAGATTATCAGTTGAAAAAAGACAATATCCGATCAACTCCTTTTGGAAATACTTTGACCTTAAAAGCTGCGGAAGCTGCAATTAAAGGTGAACAGTTAGGCGCGGACGTCATTACGGATTTTCTTGCTGTGAACCTGGCTTCTACGGACTATGCCGGACATAAATTCGGTCCCAACTCAATTGAAGTGCAAGATATTTATTTAAGACTGGATCGTGATCTGGCAGAATTCTTTAAATATCTGGATGATAAAGTAGGGAAGGGCGAATACACCGTTTTCCTGTCTGCAGATCATGGTGGAGCGCATTCCAAAGGCTTTATGGAAGAGCACAAAATGCCAACAGGTTTTTATGGGGAAGACAATAAAGAATTCAATGTAATGTTGAAAGACAAATTTAAGGTGGACCAATTAATTTCTAAAATAACGAACAATCAGGTTTATTTAGATGATAAATTGATGAGTGAAAATAATTTAGATGCCGAGCAGGTAAAACAATATTTGATTGATATTTTGAACAAAGATCAATCGGTATTATTTGCGGTAGATATGAAGAAAGCAGGCTCCTCTTCAATCCCGGAACCCATTAAAACGCGAATTGCAAATGGATACAATTGGCAGAGAAGTGGCGATATTCAAGTCATTTATCATGATAACTGGTTGCCAACTTATGCTAAATTAGGAACCACTCACGGAGCGTGGAATTCCTATGACTCTCATATTCCTTTAATTTTTATGGGTTGGGGAATTAAAAATGGGGAGAGCAATAAAGATTATAATATGACCGATATTGCACCCACAATTTCTGCGTTGTTGCACATTCAATTCCCGAGTGGAAATATTGGAAATCCAATTGTGGAGGTGATTGGAAAATAA
- a CDS encoding malate dehydrogenase, translating to MKVTVVGAGAVGASCAEYIAMKDFAAEVVLVDIKEGFAEGKAMDLMQTASLNGFDTKITGTTGDYSKTAGSKVAVITSGIPRKPGMTREELIGINAGIVKDVTANLVKHSPDVIIIVVSNPMDTMAYLVHKTSGLPKNKIIGMGGALDSARFKYRLAEALECPISDVDGMVIAAHSDTGMLPLMSKATRCGVPVTEFLDEAKQNHVAEETKVGGATLTKLLGTSAWYAPGAAVSVMVQAILCDHKKMIPCSLMLDGEYGESDICLGVPAIIGANGVEKIIEISLTDAEKEKFATAAKAVREVNGDLKF from the coding sequence ATGAAAGTTACCGTAGTAGGAGCAGGAGCAGTTGGCGCAAGTTGCGCAGAATACATCGCGATGAAAGATTTCGCAGCAGAAGTTGTTTTGGTTGATATTAAAGAAGGTTTTGCCGAAGGTAAAGCCATGGATTTAATGCAAACTGCTTCGTTAAATGGTTTCGATACTAAAATTACCGGGACTACAGGAGATTACAGCAAAACTGCTGGATCAAAAGTGGCCGTAATTACTTCCGGAATTCCAAGAAAACCAGGAATGACGCGGGAAGAATTAATCGGGATTAATGCCGGAATTGTAAAAGATGTAACTGCAAACTTGGTAAAACATTCACCAGATGTGATCATCATCGTGGTTTCTAACCCAATGGATACTATGGCTTACCTGGTTCACAAAACTTCAGGTTTACCGAAAAATAAAATTATTGGAATGGGTGGAGCTTTAGATTCTGCACGTTTCAAATACAGATTGGCAGAAGCTTTGGAATGTCCGATTTCTGATGTTGATGGAATGGTAATCGCTGCTCACAGTGATACAGGAATGCTTCCTTTAATGAGCAAAGCAACCAGATGTGGAGTTCCGGTAACCGAATTTTTAGACGAAGCAAAACAAAATCACGTTGCTGAAGAAACCAAAGTTGGAGGTGCAACGCTCACTAAATTATTGGGAACATCAGCTTGGTATGCGCCGGGTGCAGCAGTTTCGGTAATGGTTCAGGCGATTCTTTGCGACCACAAGAAAATGATTCCGTGTTCTTTAATGCTGGACGGAGAATATGGCGAAAGCGATATTTGTCTTGGAGTTCCGGCGATTATCGGCGCTAATGGTGTAGAAAAAATTATTGAAATCAGTTTAACTGATGCAGAAAAAGAAAAATTTGCAACCGCTGCAAAAGCAGTTCGTGAAGTGAATGGTGATTTGAAATTCTAA
- the epsC gene encoding serine O-acetyltransferase EpsC, which produces MGFAKRLHEGYSNRKYDIDKKKIEDFIDRFFRFIFFLEYQQCSELIDIERRLNDFRTEFHEILSSVTEENKTVKTEEFFASFPAIYKMLENDAKAVLANDPAAKSMEEVMFSYPGFFSIAVYRFAHELYKSNIPLIPRIWTEFAHSKTGIDINPGAEIGTHFFIDHGTGIVIGETTIIGNHVKIYQGVTLGALSVTKNMQNKKRHPTIKDGVVIYANATILGGETVIGENALIGGNVWITESVAPNSVVFHKGQVTVKNKYPGNEPIIFSI; this is translated from the coding sequence ATGGGATTTGCAAAAAGACTGCATGAAGGATATTCGAACCGAAAATATGATATCGATAAAAAGAAAATTGAAGATTTTATCGATCGTTTTTTTCGTTTCATTTTCTTTCTGGAATATCAGCAATGTTCAGAACTGATTGATATTGAGCGACGTTTAAACGATTTTAGAACGGAGTTTCATGAGATCCTGTCTTCCGTTACCGAAGAAAACAAAACCGTAAAGACCGAAGAATTTTTTGCCAGTTTTCCTGCTATTTATAAAATGCTCGAAAACGACGCAAAAGCTGTTTTAGCAAATGATCCCGCTGCAAAAAGCATGGAAGAGGTGATGTTTTCGTACCCCGGATTTTTCAGTATTGCGGTGTATCGCTTTGCGCATGAACTTTATAAAAGTAACATTCCGCTCATTCCCAGAATATGGACGGAATTTGCACACAGCAAAACAGGAATCGATATTAACCCCGGTGCAGAAATTGGAACGCACTTCTTCATCGATCACGGCACAGGAATTGTCATTGGAGAAACCACCATCATTGGTAATCATGTGAAAATTTATCAGGGCGTCACTCTGGGTGCGCTTTCGGTGACGAAAAATATGCAGAATAAAAAAAGACACCCTACCATTAAAGACGGCGTTGTTATTTACGCGAACGCTACAATTCTGGGTGGAGAAACGGTCATCGGAGAAAATGCATTGATTGGCGGAAACGTTTGGATTACAGAAAGTGTGGCGCCAAATTCTGTAGTTTTCCATAAAGGTCAAGTGACGGTGAAAAATAAATACCCGGGAAATGAACCGATCATTTTCAGTATTTAA